The Deinococcus multiflagellatus genome window below encodes:
- a CDS encoding DUF2399 domain-containing protein, with amino-acid sequence MSVLDDLDRSGLRPVLEAALKRYRRDGELRRSQPELPPEAWLALSRLTGESPGRTLDLAVLNQALLKSRHAVGLVDVLTELNGGPVQIRRQEKEAMGRQWDEAIDEVPHADWQTLLREGRGGALALKTELKRSGSLAEVVHLVSRALQALPEAPSFPVLAAQVGGDAHALDTDRLAGRVFRAALDDLGWPHPERDGVSRTVLCAGLLGTDWLRAAAGHCLALPLREVLRISSVEVPGRQLYVVENPSVFEALHEAFPRLPLVCTQGQPGTAVTALLRRVPSTTIVYLSCDLDVGGLRIASFLMREVELNWRPWRMDVQSYVLACGRGSLPLAGAVPCTVERLADLAGAMAKSGLGGHQENLLPEL; translated from the coding sequence ATGAGTGTCCTTGATGATCTTGACCGCAGTGGACTGCGCCCTGTGCTTGAGGCCGCCCTGAAGCGGTACCGGCGTGACGGCGAACTGCGCCGCAGCCAACCTGAACTGCCGCCTGAAGCGTGGTTGGCACTCTCGCGGCTGACCGGTGAATCACCCGGACGCACCCTTGACCTAGCCGTGCTGAATCAGGCGTTGTTGAAGAGCCGTCATGCGGTAGGCCTGGTCGACGTCCTGACAGAGCTGAATGGCGGCCCGGTGCAGATTCGGCGTCAGGAGAAAGAGGCCATGGGTCGGCAATGGGACGAGGCTATAGATGAAGTCCCACATGCGGACTGGCAGACGCTCCTGCGTGAAGGGAGGGGAGGAGCACTGGCCTTGAAAACCGAGTTGAAGCGGTCGGGAAGCCTCGCAGAGGTGGTTCACCTGGTCAGCCGCGCCCTTCAGGCCTTGCCGGAGGCCCCCAGCTTTCCCGTCCTGGCGGCGCAGGTGGGTGGGGACGCCCACGCCCTGGACACGGATCGTCTCGCTGGCCGGGTGTTTCGGGCGGCGCTCGACGATCTGGGGTGGCCCCATCCCGAACGGGACGGCGTAAGCCGCACGGTGCTGTGTGCGGGTCTGCTGGGGACAGACTGGTTGCGGGCCGCTGCTGGTCACTGCCTGGCCCTCCCGCTCCGTGAAGTTCTGCGGATCTCGTCGGTTGAGGTCCCTGGGCGCCAGCTTTACGTGGTCGAGAATCCGAGTGTCTTTGAGGCGCTTCATGAGGCGTTCCCGCGTCTTCCACTCGTCTGTACGCAGGGCCAGCCCGGCACAGCGGTGACGGCGTTGCTGCGGCGGGTTCCGTCGACGACGATCGTCTATCTGAGTTGCGATCTTGACGTGGGAGGCCTCCGCATCGCCTCGTTCCTGATGCGGGAGGTCGAGCTCAACTGGCGGCCCTGGCGGATGGACGTGCAGAGTTATGTTCTGGCCTGTGGGCGGGGAAGCCTTCCCTTAGCGGGCGCTGTGCCCTGCACAGTCGAGCGTCTGGCTGATCTGGCGGGGGCAATGGCGAAATCAGGCCTCGGAGGCCATCAGGAAAACCTGCTCCCGGAGCTC
- a CDS encoding SbcC/MukB-like Walker B domain-containing protein, whose translation MTLFGVKAVQDLLDGPVSSLTPTRLILVNYWLYPNQVFQFVRGRLFLTGRNGSGKSTALTAAITLLLDGDSSPSRLDPFGGTLRQLRYYLLGGPDAGFEASARRAYLALEFRTPAGGYETIGLGLSASEGSGAVGKWGFWLPGRVQQGGLALVEQGQPLSERILKERVRSLQGEVASGQGEYAALVRRRLYGVPEREFQEMIDLLLTVRGSKLGRDVRPSKITEVLRRSLPPIAPQVTQKLAEGIERLDRHAQRLTLLDAQEQAVRGVAEANFTLVLGRARRAHGRLRMAQSRDEQANRDLEEAQSERDRLTATVTGLREQGQTTSRDLEGIRIDLDATELQIGGQEQALKTTERRLVEVRTLLDQNRRRSRSVHDRSLRDQAHLQQAHAARQHALDQQNNLQASLHRLSWWVPEKAGRTLDGRAQALGVAEAALRTFERDTGRLTDRQATATAAAELAEAARVTLAQQTDLLDRTHRETAAFLSQQAAVLPFPPNALTAYRDELEAGSEMDEAFEHLASHAEVLILGAQEAQSAARDHVRDLTAQQLQLQDRQAALQQEVGAAPPLPLSRDLALQALKDQGIQARPFHQLVRPRADASDVGALEGALLASGLLTALVVPQEAQGTTLKILTSQGLADGLLTPGEAVEEHLGTVLEPEDGAPQSVQAILRSLAITLAAPAPVAITRQGWRSGLLAGGNPDEGVRFLGEKARQQERQKQLSALQKELSRVNAALAAGQETLTAATQALTDLDRVLRDLQAAPAVARDRRQAQRARDEALQRLMLRSETHESALQAWKEAQGAVKAAEQQLHGAFRPLGLQAVAGPETLQAAQREYHWARETLSAFLQAQDEGRRLDEVIAARSDELQERQQDLHELEAERLTLEAQRDALATQVTALRAQHDALDTAKLRSQVQALRGQLRELERRDRDLLRETTEAEERLRNVAGRLPALNTAADEAKLHLAQAAEHLAQVCSAHPALAPEAAPGLSVPTTEDALQHAEHHLWATFDLARPLLETPESYHPARTLAGPRFHIQGVLATPDHLLAHLTAELEGVRRLLSDEEARVFHDELIRELVEELDQKQRLATAWIDRLRTTLRGLSFHSEQLDVRTRVAPPPGEPVAQLAALIDTRIDPTHQPATWWQAVRDEVRRLIQALQARTGADVSFAQALERALDYREWTQFTFFSVTLDRRREITDRTFAQRSGGERSAMLYTFLFAALAARFDQCGPRTPRLLGLDEAFAGMDLTNIGVLYRIMEALNLSWIATSQHRIDLSADLSGAATYQLLRVSTPQGDSLGTLASIWDGAQAHDGQQSALA comes from the coding sequence GTGACTTTATTCGGCGTGAAGGCAGTGCAGGACCTGCTGGATGGCCCAGTATCCAGCCTGACCCCCACACGCCTGATCCTGGTCAATTACTGGTTGTACCCCAATCAAGTGTTCCAATTCGTGCGTGGCCGCTTGTTCCTGACCGGGCGCAATGGATCCGGGAAGTCCACAGCCTTGACCGCCGCCATCACGCTGCTTTTGGATGGTGACAGCAGTCCATCGCGCCTCGATCCCTTTGGGGGGACCCTGAGACAGCTGCGCTACTACCTTCTGGGCGGTCCAGACGCGGGATTTGAGGCGAGTGCTCGCAGGGCGTATCTCGCGCTTGAGTTTCGTACACCAGCAGGTGGGTACGAAACCATCGGCCTGGGGCTCAGTGCCAGTGAGGGAAGCGGTGCGGTGGGGAAGTGGGGCTTCTGGCTTCCGGGCCGCGTGCAGCAAGGCGGCCTGGCGTTGGTGGAACAGGGCCAGCCTCTTTCCGAGCGGATCTTGAAAGAGCGGGTGCGCAGTCTCCAGGGGGAGGTTGCTTCAGGGCAGGGGGAGTACGCCGCACTGGTGCGCCGCCGACTGTATGGCGTGCCTGAGCGTGAATTCCAGGAGATGATCGACCTGCTGCTCACGGTGCGCGGGTCCAAGCTCGGTAGAGACGTGCGGCCGTCAAAGATCACCGAGGTGCTGCGCCGCTCCTTGCCGCCGATCGCCCCTCAGGTGACCCAGAAACTGGCGGAAGGCATTGAGCGTTTGGACCGGCATGCCCAGCGCCTCACGCTCCTGGATGCTCAGGAGCAGGCGGTTCGGGGTGTCGCAGAGGCCAATTTCACCCTGGTGCTCGGGCGGGCCAGACGTGCTCATGGTCGGCTGCGGATGGCCCAGAGCAGAGACGAGCAGGCAAACCGCGATCTCGAGGAGGCTCAGTCAGAGCGTGATCGCCTCACGGCCACAGTGACTGGCTTGCGGGAACAGGGTCAGACGACGTCCCGTGACCTTGAAGGCATTCGGATCGATCTGGACGCCACAGAACTTCAGATTGGGGGTCAGGAACAGGCCCTGAAGACCACCGAGCGCCGCTTGGTGGAGGTCCGAACCCTGCTGGACCAGAACCGCCGCCGCAGCCGCTCGGTGCATGACCGGTCGCTGAGGGACCAAGCTCACCTCCAGCAGGCCCATGCGGCGAGGCAGCATGCACTTGACCAGCAGAACAATCTCCAGGCGTCCCTTCATCGCCTGTCCTGGTGGGTCCCTGAGAAGGCTGGCCGCACTCTGGACGGGCGCGCGCAGGCGCTTGGTGTGGCCGAGGCGGCCCTGCGCACCTTCGAGCGGGACACGGGACGGCTGACGGACCGGCAGGCAACGGCGACGGCGGCTGCAGAGCTGGCCGAAGCGGCCCGAGTGACCCTGGCGCAGCAGACTGATCTCCTGGACCGCACGCATCGAGAGACGGCAGCATTTTTGTCTCAGCAGGCCGCGGTGCTTCCATTTCCGCCCAACGCGCTCACGGCGTATCGAGATGAGCTGGAGGCAGGGTCAGAGATGGACGAGGCCTTTGAGCACCTCGCCAGCCACGCTGAGGTGTTGATCCTGGGCGCGCAGGAGGCTCAGTCAGCAGCCCGTGACCACGTACGCGACCTGACAGCGCAGCAGTTGCAGCTTCAGGACCGGCAGGCTGCCCTGCAACAGGAGGTGGGCGCGGCGCCGCCGCTGCCTCTCAGCCGGGACTTGGCTCTCCAGGCCTTGAAAGATCAGGGCATCCAAGCGCGCCCCTTCCACCAACTGGTCCGCCCGCGCGCTGATGCCTCGGACGTCGGCGCCTTGGAGGGCGCGCTGCTGGCCTCTGGTCTGCTCACGGCTTTGGTCGTCCCTCAGGAAGCACAGGGCACGACGCTGAAGATTCTGACCAGTCAAGGCCTCGCCGATGGGCTGCTCACGCCAGGAGAGGCGGTTGAGGAGCATTTGGGCACGGTGCTGGAGCCAGAGGACGGCGCTCCGCAGAGCGTGCAGGCAATCCTGAGGAGCCTGGCCATCACATTGGCCGCTCCTGCGCCTGTTGCTATTACGCGGCAGGGTTGGCGCAGTGGCCTGCTGGCGGGTGGGAACCCGGATGAAGGCGTCCGGTTCCTTGGCGAGAAGGCCCGCCAGCAGGAACGTCAGAAGCAGCTGTCCGCCCTACAAAAAGAACTCAGTCGTGTGAACGCTGCTCTGGCGGCTGGCCAGGAGACGCTGACGGCAGCGACCCAGGCCCTGACTGACCTTGACCGTGTCCTCCGAGACCTCCAGGCGGCACCCGCCGTCGCCCGTGACCGGAGACAGGCGCAGCGGGCCCGGGACGAGGCGCTTCAACGATTGATGCTGCGGTCTGAAACGCATGAGTCGGCGTTACAGGCCTGGAAGGAAGCACAGGGGGCGGTTAAGGCGGCCGAGCAGCAACTGCATGGGGCGTTCCGTCCCCTCGGCCTTCAGGCGGTGGCCGGACCAGAGACCCTCCAGGCCGCTCAACGGGAATACCACTGGGCACGCGAAACCCTGTCGGCTTTTCTTCAGGCTCAGGATGAGGGGCGTCGGTTGGACGAGGTCATCGCGGCCCGCTCAGACGAGCTCCAGGAGCGGCAGCAGGATCTTCACGAGCTGGAAGCAGAACGCCTGACCCTGGAAGCGCAGCGTGACGCCCTGGCGACTCAGGTCACGGCACTCCGGGCCCAGCATGACGCTTTGGACACCGCGAAGCTCCGCAGCCAGGTGCAGGCCCTGCGTGGGCAATTGCGGGAGCTGGAGCGGCGCGACCGCGACCTCCTCAGGGAGACCACTGAAGCTGAGGAACGGCTGCGAAACGTGGCTGGCCGCCTCCCCGCTCTCAATACCGCTGCCGATGAGGCAAAACTTCACCTGGCGCAGGCGGCGGAGCACTTGGCCCAAGTCTGCAGCGCTCACCCGGCCCTGGCGCCCGAGGCGGCACCAGGCCTGTCCGTTCCTACGACGGAAGATGCACTTCAGCACGCGGAGCATCACCTATGGGCGACCTTCGATCTCGCCCGTCCGCTGTTGGAAACGCCGGAGAGTTATCACCCAGCCCGAACGTTGGCTGGCCCTCGCTTTCACATTCAGGGGGTGCTGGCCACGCCCGACCACCTTCTGGCGCACCTCACGGCAGAACTTGAAGGGGTCAGGCGGCTCCTGTCAGACGAAGAAGCGCGGGTGTTTCACGACGAACTGATCCGTGAACTCGTCGAAGAACTCGACCAGAAGCAGCGACTGGCCACGGCATGGATTGACCGGCTTCGCACCACCCTGCGCGGCCTGTCCTTTCACTCCGAGCAGCTGGACGTGAGGACGCGTGTGGCCCCTCCTCCAGGAGAGCCGGTGGCGCAGCTGGCGGCCCTGATCGACACCCGGATTGATCCGACCCACCAGCCGGCCACCTGGTGGCAGGCGGTGCGCGACGAAGTTCGCAGATTGATTCAGGCGTTGCAGGCGCGGACCGGGGCTGACGTGTCGTTCGCGCAGGCTCTTGAGCGGGCGCTGGACTACCGGGAGTGGACGCAATTCACGTTCTTCAGTGTCACGTTAGACCGGCGGCGTGAGATCACCGACAGGACCTTCGCCCAGCGCAGTGGGGGGGAGCGGAGCGCGATGCTGTACACGTTCCTGTTCGCGGCTCTGGCCGCCCGCTTTGACCAGTGTGGTCCCCGCACCCCGCGCCTGCTTGGTCTGGATGAGGCGTTCGCGGGGATGGACCTGACGAACATTGGCGTGCTGTACCGCATCATGGAGGCCCTAAATCTCTCATGGATCGCGACGAGCCAACACCGGATTGATCTGTCGGCAGACCTGAGTGGCGCAGCGACGTATCAACTCCTCCGGGTGAGTACACCCCAAGGGGACAGTCTGGGCACCCTCGCCTCTATCTGGGACGGGGCGCAGGCCCATGATGGTCAGCAGAGCGCCCTGGCATGA
- a CDS encoding PIN domain-containing protein produces MPSDPTDPLSIDALRTPPEHVGRIRPPLRKNLQELPWDDYNWKDFERLTLRLLESEFELENTRLYGKQGEDQQGIDVIGKRKSKDTNVVLQAKRNKSFGPSDIQEVGNQFLHIDKDGKALPNMTDEDGGRLPLPKDLADTFILAVSCRLDSTKSSAAWSTLEPALQAKGITAILWDQSAIETRLKKRPEIVQDFFGMDYVEAFCGAHEAAKLRGTAGHADIQGVKDTLANVLAALQDIQSNGITLAPDILAQLRTLTSTPVAAVTEPQVLSTDPTESTLNTIRSLVEAGAGDAALDQLHQLEATTPSLMPAQQATIHRLRGHVWYRRGHPHQAAPLFHQAYRLDPTTPASQIAEGLGWLIDGHPARAAGILDLVRLAHPDREDARSLYVIATAQQGPSPELDALEAALTPNDDASVINLARHYSSRQDTAAMRRVLARLDGGPHEHDPHRRLLSAKADLLDLMAEQHGVMPEERALTLQRRPEVRQLLTTIAEILPALKDARQNRALAPEALNIAQVLHSLLGEEETAIEQGRQALALSPDEHGIRVDVALSYLRLKRPADAARELQIGGDALLAEYPDSRPILAAALRLSSRLDEALAVLTPQLGQPTTGVLDEQVRILLAQGKIPEARQALTGAPNETQTHLIRADVEQAAGDNAATRLAYEDALKIAPAHTAPFVRLLYAQYLGSQQAFEDATAILEPLALDDLPSSWLHLLLTLTHNASQPTDKIIAALDARGDLTDLTSLHIAMLVAARQGDFQRAIQRGETFLRQRPREAHVLLTLADLYVRIGQPQAARRHLDRLQVHAVTADLLTYAARIARRLNNRPLARELSYQAYRRGTHEDAYIEFLNEMLDAPDEPGPDKVREETAVQLRTASRPDGWWVILTRDPQPDLGKGEHAVGDAFAQTLLGRRVGDTVAGGAEDLTISAILSKYVHAVKIVFSRSQELFAVSGRLRHYAVGPLEVLPAGLWDILVKKDDTLQRQAQEIREAKTPVLVLGAGRPGPDTSLWEAVTASRMEMVTYLDNQDFRHTAQAIVAAPAIMLDPSALVVLNRARLLRQLPKTHQVLVTRQTLDDINAAVMEVERELKRAPLKSMHYEGGRVVFVEEDIAVTQRRLHFLRGIQSFVRKHTRIVPVIEMGRGSPSTTRENAATFSTPLGASQHRVPMLSDDLPWMIKVSSLMESAPLTTSAAFTLMMGMTGRWPTEQVQRALLIFLVLGQTVLPISMDTMKAVLEQEDLRFGHMTRRLIRNATHPTLEHEFAAAQLTRLIRMAVVLAPLPLTRDRWIRQALDVAAEERDALALAQAVLDRLPDAFHLLTHLLPEVTETVQVWLNFKLHPQQLVLESIR; encoded by the coding sequence ATGCCCAGCGACCCCACTGACCCACTCAGTATCGACGCGCTGCGCACCCCACCAGAACACGTTGGTCGCATCCGCCCACCCCTGCGCAAGAACCTGCAGGAACTTCCCTGGGACGACTACAACTGGAAAGACTTTGAACGACTGACCTTACGTCTCCTTGAATCGGAATTCGAACTCGAGAACACCCGCCTCTACGGCAAACAAGGTGAAGACCAACAGGGCATTGATGTTATCGGCAAACGAAAGAGTAAAGACACGAATGTCGTACTCCAGGCCAAACGCAACAAGTCCTTCGGTCCCAGCGATATCCAAGAGGTTGGCAACCAATTCCTCCACATTGATAAGGACGGGAAGGCCCTGCCCAACATGACCGACGAGGACGGTGGACGCCTGCCGCTCCCGAAAGACCTCGCCGACACCTTCATCCTGGCTGTCTCCTGCCGGCTGGACTCAACAAAATCCTCCGCCGCTTGGAGCACCCTTGAGCCAGCCTTGCAGGCGAAGGGCATCACTGCCATCCTCTGGGACCAGTCCGCTATCGAAACGCGCCTGAAGAAACGTCCAGAGATCGTGCAGGACTTCTTCGGCATGGACTACGTCGAGGCTTTCTGTGGCGCGCACGAAGCCGCCAAACTCCGGGGCACCGCAGGGCACGCCGACATCCAGGGCGTTAAGGATACCCTGGCAAACGTGCTGGCCGCCCTCCAAGATATCCAAAGCAACGGCATCACCCTCGCGCCCGACATTCTCGCCCAGCTGCGCACCCTCACCTCGACTCCCGTTGCCGCCGTCACCGAACCCCAGGTGCTCAGCACGGACCCCACCGAGAGCACCCTCAACACCATCCGATCCCTCGTTGAGGCGGGCGCGGGCGACGCCGCCCTCGACCAGCTTCATCAACTTGAAGCCACCACCCCGAGCCTGATGCCCGCACAGCAGGCCACCATCCACCGCCTGCGCGGTCACGTCTGGTACCGACGAGGACATCCCCATCAGGCCGCCCCGCTGTTCCACCAGGCGTACCGACTCGACCCCACCACCCCTGCCAGCCAGATCGCCGAAGGGCTCGGATGGCTCATCGACGGACACCCCGCCCGGGCTGCTGGCATCCTCGACCTCGTCCGACTCGCTCACCCGGACCGAGAAGACGCCCGAAGCCTGTACGTCATCGCCACCGCCCAGCAGGGCCCCTCACCTGAACTCGACGCGCTGGAAGCGGCTCTTACCCCGAACGACGACGCCTCGGTGATCAACCTCGCCCGGCACTACAGCAGCCGGCAGGACACAGCCGCCATGCGCCGGGTCCTCGCCCGCCTCGACGGCGGCCCCCACGAACACGATCCGCACCGGCGTCTCCTCAGTGCCAAGGCCGACCTGCTCGATCTCATGGCCGAGCAGCATGGGGTCATGCCGGAAGAACGGGCCTTGACCCTGCAGCGCCGACCCGAGGTGCGCCAGCTGCTGACCACAATCGCCGAGATCCTCCCTGCCCTCAAAGACGCCCGGCAGAACCGCGCCCTTGCCCCCGAAGCCCTGAACATCGCGCAGGTCCTGCACTCCCTGCTTGGCGAGGAAGAAACGGCCATTGAGCAGGGGCGCCAGGCGCTGGCCCTCTCGCCCGACGAGCACGGGATCCGAGTGGACGTCGCCCTGTCCTACCTGCGCCTGAAGCGACCAGCAGACGCTGCTCGCGAGCTCCAGATCGGTGGGGACGCCCTCCTTGCGGAGTATCCGGACAGTCGCCCCATCCTCGCCGCCGCCCTCCGCCTCAGCAGCCGCCTGGATGAGGCCCTGGCCGTCCTCACCCCACAGCTCGGCCAGCCCACCACGGGCGTCCTGGATGAGCAGGTTCGCATCCTGCTGGCGCAGGGCAAGATTCCTGAGGCCCGACAGGCCCTGACCGGTGCGCCCAACGAGACGCAGACCCACCTCATCCGCGCGGACGTCGAGCAGGCTGCCGGAGACAACGCGGCCACACGGCTTGCTTACGAGGACGCGCTCAAGATTGCGCCCGCCCATACCGCGCCCTTCGTCCGCCTGCTGTACGCCCAGTACCTCGGGTCCCAACAGGCTTTCGAAGACGCTACCGCCATTCTGGAGCCCCTCGCGCTTGACGACCTGCCCAGCAGCTGGTTGCACCTCCTCCTGACCCTTACCCACAACGCCAGCCAACCCACAGACAAGATCATCGCGGCACTCGATGCGCGCGGCGATCTCACCGACCTCACCAGCCTCCACATCGCCATGCTCGTCGCCGCCCGGCAGGGTGATTTCCAGCGGGCGATCCAGCGGGGTGAAACCTTCCTCCGCCAGCGGCCGCGCGAAGCCCATGTGTTGCTGACCCTCGCGGACTTGTACGTCCGGATCGGGCAACCGCAAGCGGCGCGCCGTCACCTGGATCGACTCCAGGTTCACGCCGTGACCGCTGATCTTCTCACCTACGCTGCCCGGATCGCCCGCCGGCTCAACAACAGGCCACTGGCACGCGAGTTGTCTTACCAGGCCTACCGCCGGGGCACCCATGAGGACGCCTACATCGAATTCCTCAACGAGATGCTCGATGCCCCAGACGAACCGGGCCCTGACAAGGTGCGCGAGGAGACGGCGGTGCAACTGCGCACCGCGAGCCGACCCGACGGCTGGTGGGTGATTCTCACCCGGGATCCTCAACCTGACCTGGGCAAAGGTGAACACGCTGTAGGTGACGCCTTCGCGCAGACCCTGCTGGGCCGACGGGTCGGCGACACGGTGGCGGGAGGCGCGGAGGACCTGACGATCAGCGCCATCCTGTCTAAGTACGTCCACGCCGTAAAGATCGTGTTTTCGCGTTCTCAGGAACTGTTTGCGGTCTCGGGTCGACTGCGGCACTACGCTGTGGGCCCACTGGAGGTCCTGCCCGCTGGGCTGTGGGACATCCTCGTGAAGAAGGATGACACCCTTCAACGGCAGGCCCAGGAGATTCGCGAGGCGAAGACCCCGGTCCTGGTGCTGGGTGCCGGGCGACCCGGACCAGACACCAGCCTCTGGGAAGCCGTGACCGCCAGCCGAATGGAGATGGTGACATACCTCGACAACCAAGACTTCCGTCATACGGCGCAGGCCATCGTGGCTGCGCCCGCCATCATGCTCGATCCGAGCGCACTGGTGGTCCTCAACCGCGCCCGCCTGCTGCGCCAGCTCCCGAAAACCCATCAGGTGCTGGTGACCCGCCAGACGCTGGACGACATCAACGCCGCCGTGATGGAGGTCGAACGAGAGCTCAAACGCGCCCCCCTCAAATCCATGCACTACGAGGGAGGACGCGTCGTGTTCGTCGAGGAGGACATTGCGGTCACGCAGCGGCGGCTGCACTTCCTGCGAGGTATCCAGTCGTTCGTCCGGAAGCACACGCGGATCGTGCCCGTCATCGAAATGGGTCGCGGCTCGCCGTCTACCACCCGTGAAAACGCAGCAACGTTCAGCACACCATTGGGAGCCTCTCAACACCGGGTCCCTATGCTGAGTGACGACCTGCCTTGGATGATCAAGGTGAGCAGCTTGATGGAAAGCGCGCCCTTGACCACGAGCGCCGCATTCACCCTGATGATGGGCATGACCGGGCGCTGGCCGACTGAACAGGTGCAGCGGGCCCTCCTGATCTTCCTTGTGTTGGGACAGACCGTTCTTCCGATCTCCATGGACACTATGAAAGCCGTACTGGAGCAGGAGGATCTCCGCTTCGGGCACATGACGCGTCGGTTGATCCGCAACGCGACCCATCCAACCCTCGAACATGAGTTTGCCGCCGCTCAGTTGACGCGGTTGATTCGGATGGCAGTCGTTTTGGCCCCTCTTCCGCTCACTCGCGACCGGTGGATCCGCCAAGCACTCGATGTTGCCGCCGAGGAACGTGACGCGCTAGCGCTCGCCCAGGCAGTGTTGGATAGGTTGCCCGACGCGTTCCACCTGCTGACCCACCTCTTGCCTGAAGTGACGGAGACTGTACAGGTCTGGCTGAACTTCAAGTTGCACCCTCAGCAACTGGTGCTGGAGAGCATCCGCTAA
- a CDS encoding DUF2398 family protein — protein MSEVQSVPAAFTAAVRTLLDTPLLTEGMEGFRETYAWRLELRVFFARVAALTVQSGPGVLRLVLSPPFPEGGRAWADVRSPQAAGFVAWVLWYHEFLGVQAGEVRQFSLAELASAISSHPQAQDLDFSVRSQRLALLQAVRALRELGALAIVDESSQEWENGEGEAGSSGGALLEFTAAAPYLISRPSELPASAAQRAIRILLCGPSMTRAQDPEAFEQLSAPLLEDLQHTLGWRLSVNSEYATLHREGLVRGMGSRWMPGRSAASSVALLLLSAVREEVRRQRLTPEDYGRLTVTKMRLYGLLDQVRATHRARWGTMGKESTEKLLELVLAEWRLWGGVAVSDRASVTLEPHLARFDPTYGTEAAVEARGQSEKQQAATSLFD, from the coding sequence ATGAGTGAGGTGCAGTCAGTCCCAGCCGCTTTCACCGCAGCGGTCCGGACGCTGCTGGACACGCCCCTGCTGACAGAGGGCATGGAGGGCTTCCGCGAAACCTATGCCTGGCGTCTGGAATTGCGTGTGTTCTTTGCCCGCGTGGCCGCTTTGACTGTCCAGAGCGGGCCGGGGGTGCTCAGGCTGGTGCTGTCGCCCCCGTTCCCGGAAGGCGGGCGTGCCTGGGCGGATGTGCGGAGCCCACAGGCGGCGGGATTTGTGGCCTGGGTGCTGTGGTACCACGAGTTTCTTGGTGTTCAGGCCGGTGAGGTCCGGCAATTTAGCCTGGCCGAGCTGGCTTCTGCGATCAGCAGCCATCCCCAAGCCCAGGACCTGGATTTCAGTGTGCGGTCTCAGCGGCTGGCCCTTCTTCAGGCCGTCCGGGCCCTTCGAGAGCTGGGGGCCCTGGCCATTGTCGATGAGTCATCGCAGGAGTGGGAAAACGGGGAGGGCGAGGCGGGGTCATCCGGGGGGGCGCTGCTGGAATTCACTGCAGCGGCCCCTTATTTGATCTCAAGGCCCTCAGAGCTACCTGCATCCGCCGCGCAGCGTGCCATTCGCATACTGTTGTGCGGACCGTCGATGACTCGTGCGCAGGATCCCGAGGCGTTTGAGCAACTGAGTGCCCCGCTACTCGAAGACCTGCAACACACGCTGGGCTGGCGTCTGAGTGTGAATAGCGAGTACGCCACCCTGCACCGTGAGGGACTTGTTCGCGGCATGGGAAGCCGCTGGATGCCGGGCCGCAGCGCCGCGAGTAGTGTGGCCCTACTCCTGCTGAGCGCTGTCCGCGAAGAGGTTCGGCGCCAACGCCTGACGCCTGAGGACTATGGTCGGTTAACCGTGACCAAGATGCGTCTGTATGGGTTGCTCGACCAGGTTCGGGCGACACACCGGGCCAGATGGGGCACCATGGGGAAAGAGAGTACCGAAAAGCTGTTGGAGCTCGTCCTGGCGGAGTGGCGGCTCTGGGGCGGCGTTGCCGTCTCAGATAGGGCGTCAGTGACTCTTGAACCCCATCTGGCCCGGTTCGATCCCACCTACGGGACGGAGGCAGCTGTAGAAGCAAGGGGACAATCTGAGAAGCAGCAGGCGGCCACCTCATTGTTCGACTGA